The following DNA comes from Vicugna pacos chromosome 13, VicPac4, whole genome shotgun sequence.
AGTTGGtttccacattttctttctgGGAGGAAAAAAGTTTTCGTAAAAATTATAATCTCTAACTGGTTATTGTCTTTTACCCTCAACTTACAAAATGCAAAAGGACCCAAAAAATGAGTTACAAGATTATGCGCTAGCAGCCCTGGCTCTGTTTAATTGAAAGTAATACTTACGTAAAGCTGACCCTTGAGCAGCACGGGTCTGAACTGCATCGGTGCACTTCCACGTGGACGTTTCTCCCTAAACACAGCACTGCTCGATCCATGGTTGGCTGAACCCGAGGACGCGGAGGTGCTGAGCTTACCGAGGGCCAGCTGAGTCACTCGGGGCTTTTCAACCTCTCGGAGGCCAGCGCTCTTAACCCCCCTGCACTGCTCAGGCCGGCTGTGTGTGTTTCAGAGCTCAGAGTCATGGAAGAGTCAGGAATTAGAAGCCAAACCGCCTGTGCCATCCAGTCCCCCAGGAACCCTGCGACGCCTCTGCCCCACTCCTCCTCTTCATGGGCGTGGATCATTGGGTCCTAACAGCGTTATGATTCCAGGACCATTTGTGGCTTTGTAAACGCAGTCGTCTCCTGTAGCCTCCCCGCTTCCAGGGGGTCGGCTGACGTGCGCTGGTCACCCGGGGCCGAAAGAGCCtccagcaccaccagcaccaccggGTGCTGGCTCTCTGGTTCCTGGGGCCCACGTGGCTGGACCACCACCTGCACAGAGGGCGTCGTTGAGGCCATGTTTCTTTGTGCAGTCGACCCTGGAGTGCCCTGATTGGTCCTGTGAGGAGCCTGTGGGCTGGGGTCTCCGGGAGCCTCCTTCCTGTCTTTGCTGTGCTCCCGGGTCAGACGGGCTGGCGCTAGGATGGCGGGTATGAGAATCCCTGGGCCTGTCTGATGGGCACCCACCAGATGGGGTCGGGTGCCCAGGGCTGGTTCCTGGAGGGGATGGTGAAACTGACATGAGCAGAGTGCCAGGGAGTGAGTGCTGTGGTTGGTCAGGGACTGGGCTGGGACTCAGCAGGCAGGGAGCTCAGGACCCTGGGGGGGAGCCCCTTGGGGTGCGCACACGCGGAGTGGGGGCTTGTCGTCCACGACTTTGCGGCCCCGGCCACTCCTCTCCCGCTGGGCATTGGCCACATGGTGCCCAGGGTCCCATGGCCGGGGCATGGCCTCCAGGAAGCACTCGACCTCATGCCCTCTTCTGGGCACACGTTGATATTCTGAAGGTTGTCATTTCTAGGTGTGTTTTTTATGGGAGGCAGTATAGTAATACTCGTTAGATAAATGTTTTACTTTCTCTGTATGCTTACCCTTTCCCCATACACCCTTCAGTGGGTTTCCTGTTTGTTTGCACAGCGTCACACGTGGCTCTGGCGTGGGCTGGGAAGAGAGGCTTCGGGAAATGGGCACGCGTAGCAGGAGCCTGGCCAGCCCAGGTCAGGGCCACTCCCCACTGTTCCGGGAAGCCCCAGGCCTTCCGGGGCCAGCTGTGCTTGCCCTGCACCTGCCACTCCCAGGGTCACTGACCCAGGGGCAGCAGGGGTCATGGTGAGCAGGGCTGGCTAAGTGGAGCTCCCGAGCAGGTGCTGTGGAGCTGTTGGCCTTCCCCCGCCCCATTCCAAAGGCCGGTCGGGGCTGGGCTCCCCTCCCATGCGCTGTGGCCACACAACTGCTTCCACACTGATGTTTTTGCCATTGCAACCGCCCGTGGACCGCCCTCCATTCTGGCCAAGCCCCTGGGAGGCTCGGGAGACCTCCGTGGGccgccctgccctcctcctcccggACAGTACGTGCCTGCTCTCTGTGCTCACCCCCTTTGCTTACGGATGTGTCCGGGTCCAGAGTGCTGCTGCCCGGCGTGCTGGGGGGCCGGGTAGAGGAGGGTGTGTGCTCCCCGAACTTGCTGCCCTCCCTGTGCCGCGGGCGCCGTGCTGCGAGGGCCTCTGCGTATGGAGTCCGGGCCCCGGTTCTCGCCCCGTGATGCGGTTGACAGCTGCTCTGCTCTGTACCCGGCCACAGGACTCACGAGCTCAGTCACTCTCCCACCGTGCTTTCCATTGGTGAGACCCCAGAGCGGGGCTCGCTGGCTGGAGACGTCATCTGGGGCTGTTTTCCAGGTTACCTGTCCTGCTGCCGTTTCCTGGACGACAATCAGATCGTCACCAGCTCTGGAGACACCACCTGGTGAGTGCCAGGTGCCACCCTCTCTCACGCTGCTCGCCTCGCCCCAGAGTGCATGACATCTGGAAATCAGACTCTCCACCTTAATCAGGCCGTTTTAACTGAAAATGGCCACTAGACTTGAAACATGGGTGGCAGTGGGTGATGGGTGACTTCATTATGCTCTGAGCGATTTTAAAGCTCAGAGTTCAATTCTGAACAAGGTAGAAGTGGTTTACAGACACTGAGACTACCGCTGTGCATGATGTGCcggcttttctttttccctgcaCATCCCACCTGTTCAGGTGGTGTTTAATAGCCCTTTGGGGGAGTGGGTGTGCCCTGGTCCCCCTCTTAGGAGAGCATGTCTCACTGCGGACGCTGTGACAGCTTAGAAATAGCAGGTGTCACAATTTCACATGAATTATATCAAACTACTTAATTTTTAGAGTTTCACTTTCCTTATAGAGAGATGATCACTGAAACTCTTGAGTTTTCACTTATGGCACCAAAGCATGTCATTTAAATGTCAGGTGGTTGAGTCATTTTAGACTTAAACTGTCCCTGTGGGTTTTCTGGTCTTCTAAGGCATGATGTGGTGGCTCAGATGCCCCATCACattgggggaggggcggggcggggctgcctTGGGCCAGGTCCTGTCTCCTTTATCCAAGTTGCCCTGTTTTGAGTGGTCCTTTTTGTACATGTGTATAGATTCACAAAAGACTTAGTCTATCTAGACTGTCAATTTGGGAAGAGTTTCTTTGAtagaacatattttttaaagtgttttcattTATGAATGATGTTTTTCAGAGTCTGGAACTGTCTGGCTTTTTGTAGTCCGCAGGCCCTAATGAGGCCCTGCTTGCTGGGATTTGGGTTGCCAGGCTGAAATGCAGCCAGCAGTTTCACAGACACAGCGCCCGCTGTGCTCAGGGCTCAGGCGTCCCACCTTCAACTCCCCCAAGTAACCGCAGAGGCTGACGGCCATGGGGCACTGGGCTCAGCTCTCCTCCTCAAGCGCTAGCTGCCCTCCTGTCTGCCTGTCCGAGGAGGGGCCGTGGGACACAGTCACTGTCGCTGGCACTGTCCCTGTCGTCCCCTGTGTCACAGAGCTGGCCGCAGCAGACAGAATGCATCTTCTGTCCCATCTGGGGCGTGAGCCAGGGGCCTCCTGCTGCCCTCCATGACCCGCACAGGTCACAGGGGCACAGCCCCCCAGTGTCCCTGCTTGAAAGGGACCCGGGCTCCCCTCTTGCTGGCGTTGGAGTGGACGGAGACAGAGTTAACAGTGAGGCCTGTGGGCATGTCCTCACCTGTACTTTGCTCTGCCCAGCTCTGTGCACAGAGCCGCGTCACAGAGCGTAGACTGGTCCTGAGTGCAGGGCAGAGGTTTACAGGGCCGGGTGGTTTGAGGGCGGTCTGTCCCGTGACGACTCTGGTTGCTCCTGCTCCAGCGCTCTGTGGGACATCGAGACCGGCCAGCAGACGACCACGTTTACTGGACACACTGGGGACGTTATGAGCCTTTCTCTCGCTCCGGACAGCAGACTCTTTGTCTCTGGTGCTTGCGACGCTTCAGCCAAACTCTGGGACGTGCGAGAAGGGATGTGCCGGCAGACCTTCACCGGCCACGAGTCCGACATCAACGCCATCTGTGTGAGTTGGGGTcttggcctggggctgggggcccttCACCCTGTCAGCAAGTTAGGTGACATCTGTGAGCCGCAGGATGTTTTCAGAATGAGATGTCCTCTCTTCTCTGTGCGAACACCCTGTAATTTACAGAAACTCTCTTCAGgcaacaggtgtgaggtgctgtGTCCTTGAGAAGCCAGCCGTTTCCGTGCTGACTGCAGCTCACCAACACTAGTGGTGCCTCTGCTGTGCTGGCGCAGGTCGCGCCAGTGATGGCGTCTTGTCCTCCCCTCGGGTCCCtcccttgggctgggggcggacaGAGCAGTAACTCACCCAGCACAGCCTCTGCGGAGGGCGCTGACCCTTGAGCCAGGCCTGTGTCCCCCACCCTGCGCGGTTGGGGCACAGCTGGTTGAAGGagccttcccttctctgtgtcaccCTGACTCAGGGGGCTTGGCCTTGTGAGTGTCCTGCGGGGAAGCACAGCCCCACGGTGATGACCACACTGTCCTTTGGGAAGAGGACTGGGATGGAGGGATGACAGGCCCTCCGGCGCTAGCCCTGGCACAGGGCGCTCACCTCTGGTCTCTGATCCCTCTCCGCCTGCGCTGAGCCTCAGTCCTGCCGAGCCCGGCCAGTCCTCCTTCCTTGTCTCCTGGGCCAGCAGGAGCCGTGCTCACAGGATTTCTCCCTGCACCCGCACTGTCTCAGCTTGCGCTCTCTCCCCAGTTCTTCCCGAATGGCAACGCCTTTGCCACTGGCTCGGATGACGCCACCTGTAGGCTGTTTGATCTGCGCGCAGACCAGGAGCTCATGACCTACTCGCACGACAACATCATCTGCGGGATCACGTCCGTCTCCTTCTCCAAGAGCGGCCGCCTCCTGCTCGCCGGGTACGACGACTTCAACTGCAACGTCTGGGACGCGCTCAAGGCCGACCGGGCAGGTGGGTGGCCGCCGTGTCCATGTTGGGGCACAAGCTCGGCCAGGTTTGGCCCAGGAAGCAGTCTGAAGCTCGCATGTGAGAGGCAGGCGTGAGGTGCATGGTCCCAAGGGCATTAGAACACAGTCATGCGGGAGGTGAGGCCGTCCAGCACTGACACATGTGCGCAATCGATGCCTCTAGGCTGGCCTCCCTCTGCTCTGGGCTGAGCCCATCTTGCCCTCTCCCAGCCCATCACACCCCCAGCTCCCGCTGCCTCTGCCCCGACAGGCCAGGCTCATGCCGCAGCTCAGGGCCATGCGGTCGGCGAGGCCAGGAGCAGAGGACGCCGTTCCATCCAGCCGAGGCTGGTCCCGGTCCTCAGCTGTGACGCTAATGAGTGTGGGAGGTGGACGAGCTTCCCTAGGCTTCCCTGAAACCAGCCCGCGTGTTGCTCTGAGAAGACGTGGAAAGTTCTGGCTGAGCTTTCCTGACCACTGAGTGTCAGCAGGAGGCCCCGTCCCAGGGTGGGGTCGCCGTGTGACACCCCGAAGGCGGTGTCCGTCAGCAGCCCTCTGTGCGTGGGCCCCTCAGACAAGTGAGGAGCAGACTTACTCCCACGTTGCGCTGACCTGGATCGGGGCCGGCTGGGGTGTCTCTGTCGTGGTCTCTGTCGCAGCTTTTAGTTAAGCTTTCCCCCACCGGGAGTGCTTGGGAGTGGGTGCCGGAGGCTCCAGGCGGGTGCGCGAGCGTGCCTTCCCGCTGCGCCTGCTCCTTGTCATCAGGCTGTCTCGATGACAGGCCCCGGACCAGGTCCTCGGCAGGCCCCCTTCCACTCCGGCCCGTGCTCCCTCAGCCATGGCCGCGGTGCGCTTCCCTTTGACGTCCCCCTGAGCAgacctcctctccttcccagtGACCTTTCCTGGCCACTGGGTGGTCGGTCGCTCAGCCAGGTGACAGTGCtgtttttggcccccaggtgTCTTGGCGGGACATGACAACCGCGTCAGCTGCCTGGGAGTGACCGATGATGGGATGGCCGTGGCAACGGGGTCCTGGGACAGCTTCCTCAAGATCTGGAACTGACGCCCCTGCCAGGTAACAACCGCCCTGTGTGCAGCCCTCGTGACATGCAGGAAACTGGGGCGCAGGGTCTCTCGACTGATTGATGAGTCGTCATGTGGAGCGGTGGGAAGGTCAGCGTTCCCATCGCCCTGAGTGCGGCCCCACTGCGGATGGAAGGAGCTCGGGAGGAGCAGTGACGCTGACTAGCCTCTCTTGTCTTTCTGTGTAAAGCAGCAGGAGGACGCCGTGGTGACTGGAAGAGCATTCCAACCTGGAGCGTCCGTGATGGCGTTTCAACCCCTACTAACGTGGACGCCCTGCACCGCCCCCAGAACTTCAAAAGGGCAAGATCTCTCCCCTTCACTTATTGCTGAAACCAAGAGCACAATTCCCATTAAGAGAAGAGTCTGTGCTGTAAACTAAACAAGTCGTGCATTCCCGCCGGGACCActgtctctgtttccttttcttttttgtcttgaatgaatttaaaaggaaatactataataaaaatgttaatcagAAGGTAACGTGAGTGTAATTGTGAGACAGACGCCCCTCTACCTAGTGGACTGAAGTCTAGATCTGCGATCCTGGTTTGTGCCGTTCGTGCAAAACCAGCTGCGGGTGTCATCTTGTAACTGAGTCTCAAGTTCAGATTGTGTTTGTAACAGGATTTTGCAAACATTCATATTTCCTTCTTAAAGTATATTCCTTTATGTTCAGTAGTTAACCGGAGACAGAGCGTCTCATGCAGCCTCTCTGACATTGTTAACAATGTAAATCTAGTCcccagttttttaatttttcGTCTGGTGTCACATAATTGTTGCGCACACACCTGGCCCAGAAGGATGACGCTGTGGACGGTCTCGAACGCGTGGTGGACAGTGAACACCAGTCAGGCCCTGTTTCTTCCCCGATCTGCTCTGTCTACCTTCTCAGTCCAGTTTTTAATCTCACTTTGGGTCTCCTTGTGAAGTCGGAGGGAAATTTGTAACAACAGCGCAACACTATCCCGTGCCCCCCGCTCCCCATCAGGAGCCTCCATTTCCCAGAGAGCCCGTCCTGTGCTTGGATAGTCAGTCAGTTATTTGTGTATGAAACAGCGTACAAATCAATGTTTTGCAAATAATCTCAAACTTtctaagttaaattttaaaaaatttgatcgTTTGCCATATTGGGTGGGTTTACTCTTAGAATCGCATGCTGTAGAAATGCTCAAAAGTGCACACAGGACTCAGTCCTtagatgttctttttcttttaagaaataacCTCTTTAAAGTGGTAGCCGTCGAGGTCCGTCCACTGCTGCTGCTCCCGCACAGCGCCTCGGAAGCCGTGCAGTCGCGGCTCCACATGCTCGAGTCGCAGGACGAGTCactgttttctttaattcttcaaaaacaAGTCCCATTCCAAATGGCCGCTGTCGGGTGGGGGCGGACGGGCAGGGACTGGAGACCCTGGCCTCCCTCCCCGTGACCGCCGCATGCCGGCCCTCCCGCGGGACCGGCCTTCCGCCCCGAGCCCGGCATCTCTAACAGCAGGCCCCGGGCACGCGGCCCGGCCTGAGCGGCAGCATTGGCCCAGCAGCCGCCGCCTCCTGCGCCCGCGCTCCGTAGCAGCAGCGGCGGCTCCCCCAGCCTGTGTGTGCGGCACCTGGTGCCGAGGCCGCGCTCGGCCTGGGCCTGCGGAGCGAGGCAAGCCCCTCCCCGTCGGCGCCTCTGTAGAGCTCTCTGCACCCTGTCTCTCCATCTTTTGTATTTAATTCTCAAGCCAGTGTACTGCAAGGAAGCTGGACGCAAGATAGACCCTGTGCTCAACTGTGCTGTTATTTAAGGTGTAATAAAGCAGTTTGACATGAGGGCTCTGGTGTGGCTGCTCGTTTGTGGGGCCGTTCGGTGTATGAAGCAGCCGCCCTGCCGGGCAGGTCCAGTGACCTGGTCGTGTGCGCAGTGCCCTCGCCCACCCCAGCTGCCCACCCGCCTGTCCCCACCGTGGAGAATCCAAGGACGGGGCGGCAGGTCCTCACATGGACCTGCAGAGCAGCAGGGTCCTGGCAGCCCTGGCCACCTGTCACCACCAGGGTGATGTCTTCTCATCTCTGCCCGTGGGCTCCCGAGGGGCTGTTCTCCCTCCGTCCCCTCCTCTGAGCCTGTGTCCCCACAGCTGgcctgcccttcctcctccctccccaagatACTGAGAACATTACTCCAGAGACACCTTTCCTTCTGATCAAATGTGTTTCACCGGAGTCTGAATGAAAAGAACATAGCGTCAGAAAAAATGAGCATCGGCCACACACGAGACAGACTTGAGTGCCCGTCGGGGACTCAttcagcctcctccctggcccccagccctgccttctCGCCGAAGGACGCAATTTTCCTTAGTCTTAGACGTCCTGTAAGGTTATGAAAGATCACTTGGTGATTTTCATGGGTGAGACAGGCGCTGGCACTTCTCCATAAGCAAGGGAAGCACTCTGCTGACCCTCGTCTCCAGTCACCAGGAAAAGCCACGGGGGCCCCCGGGCTCTGCTCGCCAGTTGGGTGAGCAGGACGAGCACCTCAGCGGGGGCGCCCGGGTGTTTCTGCCAGGGCTCAGCGCATCTCCTGGTGACTGACAGCCTGAACAGTGCATTTTCCTGGCTTCCACCTCCCCCACTTCTCTCTGAAGTAAATCTGTTTTTTGCAGATTTTAACCTTGCCAGCAGTCGTGCTAAATGCTAGAGGGAGTTGAAGGTGCTCCCTGGGCTGGCAGCCCGAgtcctggggggcgggggggcacaCCTGCCGTTGGCTCACCCTGGGGGTGGGCACAGGTCTCAGCCAGGCTCCCTTCAGTGCCCAGGCCTGGCACCCAGTCTGTCTCCTGCTCCCCCACCCAGGGCCAGGGGAGCTCACAAAGCCGTCTGCTGGCCTCAAGACTACTGTCAACTTTCTCAGCAAAATGATCACTGAATGTAGGCGTCCGCAGGAGTACTGGGGAACAGCCAGCAGAGGTGTTGAGCAAAAGGTCTCCCGCACCATGCTGCCCTGTGTGAACCTCGGACTTCAAACCAGGCACAAGCCTGGATGCCCCTGGGAGGAGACATCTTGCCTCTcgccccacctcccctccaggTACCAGCCtttgtcccttccttcctccagcctctcctGCAGCCTCCCCCGCTCGTGTCCAAGGTACCAGCCAGCTCTGGTGGGCACACCTGTCACAGGTGTGGCGTCCACGCTAAGCACGGAGCTCTCAGCAGCTGGACATGAACTGCAGTGACCTCTAGGACCACTGGCACTTGGTACCTGCGCTCCGAGGTCCAGTCTCTTCTTCCTGCAGCACACGGTGCGCAGGTCCCCTCGCTGTGTCCAGCCTCCCCAGGCACGGGTTTCCTTCTGTCCCCACAATCCCCAAAGCCTGACCCTCTACATAGCCTCCTGCCCGCCCCTGTGGTCCTCCTCCTAATGTGTGGGGggttgccccacccccacctgtctCCCCCGACTCCTCTCCCACCACTTTATCTGGCCCACCAGACCTCTTCACCTTATCCCCCACCCAGCTCTGTCTCCCCCGCGAGGGTCCCCACTCCTGGAGTCCTGCCGGAGTCCTTGCCAGAGCCAAAGCcaaatgcttccccttctcatcctagctgtgtgatctttggcAAGTTACTTGTCTTCTCTAGATTCGCTGTGTGGAAATCTCAAGAAGAAAATCGCCTGCTCCTAGAGACCTTGTGAGGATCCAGAGTCCCACATGCGCGCGAGGTGTTGGGGCAGGGGCTGCTTACTGGGCTTCGCCATCAGGGATCCCCACCCTCCCGGGGGCGTGCCCTTCCCCCAGCACCCTGCTGAGAAGTATGGGGGCGGGGGCATCCCAGAGACTCCCAAGTGCGCAATTCCGgacactggcccctggggagggcCACGTAAGGCAGGACAGGAAGGGCTGGCTTGTCCAAGGCATGCTGGCTGGAGGCCAGAGCTGGGGGGGTGGACGAGACGACCTCTGGATAGCCTGAGACACTCAGCTCCTCCACAGGGAGGCTCGTCGAGTCCTAGCCACCTCCCCTTTTGGGTGCTGGGCAGCCTTGGTTCACTCGGTTCCCCTCAGCCAGGCACAGCTGAGTCCTCCttccccaggagtgggatcagGACCCGCCTCCACCCAAATCCAGGGGCACCCCCTGCCTGAATCAGTCTCTGGGCTGGCAGCCCTGTCACTCCACCCTTCATGGCCCTGCTTCCTGCATTTCCCCACCGCCACCCCCCAGCAGGGTCCCCCATCTTTCAACCCTCAGAAGAATGTGGGTCCAGGTTTGGGGGAGTCTAAAGCTTAAACAATAGAGTCATGTTTCAGGAAAAGgatacaaagaaacaaatttcaAATTAACAGAGTTCTGCAGCCCTGGCACTGGGAGAGTTCATGCCCATGGCCTGGCCAGAATGAGACCTTTCCTGAACCCTGAGCCCCTCCCCAGGCAGACCCCCCCATCCTCTGCCCAGCCCACACTGGCTGGACTGGCATCcatcccccaccctcagccaggctTTGTCCCCACTGctggccctcccctctccctatGATAGCCTGGCTCATCCCAGCTCAGCCTTTGGACTCAGCCCAAGCAAAATCTCTAGGAAACTTCCAGATGCCCTAAGGTGCTCCTCCCAGCATCGGACTTTCTGTGATTTGCTGGTCAGCTCTTCAGGGACTGGGTGTGAGCCCCAGGGTGGGACCCAGGGCCTGCTGGGAGGAATTGCACAATCAGGCTCAGCTGAAGGAAGCCATAGCCTGTTTTCTCATTCCTGCAATGGGGACACGCTCCTGCTGGAAGTCTGTCTGGGTCCACAGAGGACAGATTTCCAGGGTTACAGACACACACCTGCACAA
Coding sequences within:
- the GNB1 gene encoding guanine nucleotide-binding protein G(I)/G(S)/G(T) subunit beta-1 — encoded protein: MSELDQLRQEAEQLKNQIRDARKACADATLSQITNNIDPVGRIQMRTRRTLRGHLAKIYAMHWGTDSRLLVSASQDGKLIIWDSYTTNKVHAIPLRSSWVMTCAYAPSGNYVACGGLDNICSIYNLKTREGNVRVSRELAGHTGYLSCCRFLDDNQIVTSSGDTTCALWDIETGQQTTTFTGHTGDVMSLSLAPDSRLFVSGACDASAKLWDVREGMCRQTFTGHESDINAICFFPNGNAFATGSDDATCRLFDLRADQELMTYSHDNIICGITSVSFSKSGRLLLAGYDDFNCNVWDALKADRAGVLAGHDNRVSCLGVTDDGMAVATGSWDSFLKIWN